The Rhodospirillaceae bacterium DNA window GGATTTTGTCGCAGCCGAGGGCAAAGCATGGCGTCCGCTGGTTAAGAAGGCGATCGCCAAGTAAAGCTTGATTACCGTACGGAATTAACGTCGAGCAGCACTTTTCTGGACGGAGGGCACGTGACATGAAAATTTCGGTCGTATTTGTCGGTAAACTTCATGATCGAGGTTTTAATGCAAGTGCTCTCATCGGCATTGAAGCGGCACGTAATAATACAAATGCCGAAATCGAAATCATCCATGGGATTCCGTTTGAACAAGACGTTATCTTAAAGAATCTCACGGAGGCGGGACAAACATCTGATGGTGTTGTGGTTATCGGCGGGCAAGGGAATATTGCTGCGCCGAAGGCCGCAGCAGCGAACCCGGGCAAGAAATTTGCCGTTGTCCAGGGCGCGGTAACTGCTGACAACTTGGCAAGCTATGATGTTTTACAAGAAGAATCAGCCTTCCTCGCTGGATGTTTGGCAGGGCTGACGACCCAATCAGGTACGGTCGGGCACCTCTCTGGCCATCGTGTTCGTCCTGGGCTTAAGGGGCGGGCTGCCTATGTTGCCGGCGTTAACTACATCGAACCAGAGGTTAAAATTCTCACCGCGTTTTGTGGGACCCAGGACGACTCGGATATCGCAGAACATTGGGCTGCTGCTGAACTGGAAGCCGGAGCCGACATTTTATTTACAATGTTGAATGAGGCTCGCAGCGGTGCAATCGCTGCCTGCCGCAAGCTTGAAAAACATCAAATTGGAAATGCCCTTGATTGGACTAAGTCCGAACCGGACGTATTTATTGGCTCTGCCGTTGCTCGAATTGATATTGGCGCGCAGCGCGCAATTGAGGATATGGTTGAGGGCATTATGCCGACAGAAATTGTAGAAATTGGTCTTGCAGATAAAGGGGCAGTATTTCTTGCATTCCGCGATGATGTGCCAGAAACGACTCGGTCAGAAATCGCCAAGGTTGAGACAGCTATACGCAACGGGGCAATCTCAATCCCTGCGGAATATGATGGATTAGAATTTAATTTGGAGGAAGCCTCTTGATATTAGATGCTCTCAAACGGCAAGTTGGAAATATTCTACTTTTATCAATTGGCGCGTATTTCTTTTTTGGTTCCTGGCAATGGCTTGATCTTGGCACGGCGCGGCGTATGGGCCCGGGATTTTTCCCGATGGGAGTCGGCGCCATACTCTGTGTACTAGCCATCGTTGCTCTTTTTACGACACGCTCTGAACAAGATGAATTAGAAAAGCCTGATCCCCTATCCGTCATTACAGTTCTTTCGGGTGTCGCGGCGTTTGCTATTGGCGTGCCATATTTAGGCGTGTTGCCCGCGGCATTTCTAGCTGTGCTGTTTACGAGTTTTGCTGATTTTGAACTTACTTTTTTAACCCGGGTTTTGCTTGGGTTGGGCGTTAGCCTAGGAATTTGGCTGGTATTTATTGTTGGCTTGAATTTGCCGTTCACGCCGATTCAGGGGCTCTAAATGGAACTGCTTGCAAACTTAGCGCTAGGATTTGAAACGGCGGCGTCTGCGACCAACCTAACATATTGTTTTGTAGGCGTATTTCTCGGTACGTTCATTGGTGTGTTACCTGGAATCGGACCACTGGCCGCCGTTGCCATGTTGCTCCCAGTTTCCTTCTACCTGCCTGCAGATACCGCCCTTGTAATGCTTGCAGGTGTTTATTACGGCGCTGAATACGGAGGTTCCATTGCCTCAATCCTACTTAACATTCCGGGCACGCCGTCCGCGTCGGTGACGTGTCTGGACGGATATCCAATGGCGCGACAGGGACGCGCCGGGGTGGCATTGTTTATGACTGCGATTGCCTCTTTCTGTGGGGGTATCTTTGGCGTCATCGTTATGACTTTACTTTCGCCTGCATTGGCAAGGTTCGCGCTTTTGTTCGGACCCGCTGAATATTTTTCCGTCATGGTTCTCGGTTTAATCGCCGCCTCCGTCGTTAGTTCCAGTGGCGCTATCAGGGGCGTTGCAATGGTTTGTCTGGGCGTCCTTCTGGGTACCGTTGGCGTTGACACAAATTCCGGCGACGTTCGATTTACCGGTGGCATCCAGGAATTACGTGATGGTGTGAGCCTCGTGGTTGTTGCCATGGGCCTGTTTGGTGTTTCGGAAGTAATTGTTTCGGCGCGGGGCAAAATTCCGTCTTACGCCACAGAAAAAATCCCCTTTAGAAGTTTTCTGCCGACGGCAAGCGAAGCGGTTCGGTCGATCGGGCCCGTCCTACGAGGCTCAAGCATTGGTTCCTTTTTTGGCACCCTGCCAGGGACAGGGCAAACGGTCGCATCATTTGTCGGGTATGCGCTGGAAAAAAGGATGTCGAAAAACCGTGATCAATTCGGTAAGGGCGCTATTGAGGGTATCATGGTTCCAGAGTCGGCAAATAATGCGGCGGCCCAAACAGCCTTTATTCCGACCCTTACACTCGGCATTCCCGGCAGCACCACGATGGCCCTAATGCTTGGCGCGTTAATGATCCATGGGATCAATCCAGGGCCACGGTTGCTAACTGACCATCCAGAATTATTTTGGGGTTTGGTGGTCAGTTTTATGTTTGGAAATTTGTTCTTGCTGGTGCTCAATATACCGTTGATCGGCCTATGGGTTCGTTTGCTTCGCGTGCCACATATCTATCTTTACCCAACAGTCGTGGTACTGATTTGTGTCGGTGTTTACAGCATTGATAATAGCGTTTTCGATATTTGGGTCACGCTGGTTTTTGGGGCCATTGGGTACATCCTTCGGCTCTATAAGTTTGAGCCCGCGCCGCTTCTAATTGGGTTCGTCCTCGGACCGATGATGGAAGAATTTTTCCGCCGGGCAATGTTACTGTCACGTGGTGATCCGTTTGTCTTTTTCGACAGGCCTGGAAGTGCCGTCTTGCTGATTTCATCAGCTGTTTTATTCATCTGGGCGTTGATTCCGCAGCGCAAATCTCTTTTGCAGAAATTGTGGAATTAACCAATAGAGAGAACGTCTTTGCATTCCTTGACGATATATTCGATGAACGTTTTTATTTTTGGATCTTGAAGCCGCTTGTGCGGATAAATGCAGGCGAAAGGAACGTCCGTTGGCGGGGTGTTTGCAGCCACGCGGACGAGTGCCCCTGACTCCAAAAACTCCGCTATTTCGAAGACTGGTTTGTTGATTATTCCGCTTCCTGCCAACGCCCATGTTGTTAAAACTTCACCATCATCGGATTCCAATGGCCCCGTGAAATCGTACCGTTGAGGAACACCATTAACTTGCAATGTCCAATAAAACTCATCAGCACCAGGATAGCGTAGTAATAGACAGCTGTGTTTTTGTAATACCAAATCATCGCCGCACGTTGGTGCGCCATGTTTCTCGATGTAGGCAGGCGAAGCACATAGGACCCGTTCGAACTCGTGGATATGACGAACCCGCATTTCTGAATCAGTTAAATTTCTCAATACAAATGCCGCATCAAGTCCTTCGTTCGTAATATCTACCTTTCGATCCGATAGCCTTAGCCGGATATTGATATCCGGATATGAATCCTTAAAAGTTGGGATAAGAGGAACAATCAGTTTTTTCCCAATTCCCAGTGGCGCCGCGACGAAGATCGTTCCTTTTGGATGGGCGGTAATTTCGGCAATATTGCTTTCGACCTCTATAATCGTATCAAGAATTTTGATCGCTCCACTGTAGAGAAGTTCACCATGGGCCGTGGGTTTCATGCTGCGCGTTGTTCGATTGAACAATCGAACCGAGAAGTGTTTTTCTAATTCCGCAACTCGGCTGCTAACAACTGCAGCAGAGACCCGCATATCTCGGCCTGCAGCAGACATACTGCCTAGGTCGAAAACTCGAACAAACGTCTTCAAATTATTCACATAAGACATGCTAAAATTCATATCATTATAAAGATTAATTTGAAAGTCTTTGGCTGTTCTCGGTATTCAAGTTGGCAACGATATTTGTCACTCTGCACCGCTGTTAGGAAGACACTATGATTGAATTTTCTATATTCTGGGATTGGCTGTCATTTGCGGCACGCTGGGTCCATGTCATTACGGTAATTTCCTGGATTGGCACGTCTTTTTACTTCATTGCTCTGGATTTGGGGCTTCGAAGAGCGGATGATTCACTAGACGGTGTCCAGGGTGAGGAATGGCAGGTTCACGGTGGCGGATTCTATCACATCCAAAAGTTTCTCGTCGCGCCCGACCGGTTGCCCGAACACCTGACGTGGTTCAAATGGGAAGCCTATGCCACGTGGCTCTCGGGATTTGCGTTGTTGGCTATCATCTACTACGCGGGCGCCGATCTCTATCTCATCGACCCCAATGTGCTCGACATTACATCAACCCAAGGAATTTTGATTTCGGTGGCCTCGTTGGGGATCGGATGGGTCCTCTACGATCTGCTTTGCAAGTCGCCACTTGGATCGGATAACACCCGACTAATGGTTCTACTTTATTTCATGCTTGTTGCGATGGCATGGGGATATACTCAGGTGTTCACCGGACGGGCCGCTTTTATACATCTTGGCGCTTTCACCGCCACAATCATGTCCGCCAATGTTTTCGCGATTATTATGCCGAACCAGAGGAAGGTCGTGGCTGATCTCATCGCGGGTAAATCGCCGGACCCAGCTCTTGGGGAACAAGCCAAACAACGCTCGACCCACAATAACTACCTGACGCTCCCAATCATATTTCTAATGCTCGCCAACCACTATCCCTTGGCATTTGCGACCACCTACAACTGGATCATCGCGTCGCTCGTTTTCCTGATGGGCGTGTCGATCCGCCATTATTTTAACTCCAAGCACAGTGGAGCCGGCAATCCGACGTGGACGTGGCCTGCGACGGCTTTACTCTTCCTCGCAATTATGTGGCTATCGACGCTCCCCGCGCCGCCAATGGTTGAGGGAGAAACGACGAAACTGACACCATACGAACAAAAGTTTGCCAGTGCGCCCCGCTTCAAAGAGGTTCGTGAATTGGTGCAGGGACGGTGCGTCATGTGCCACACGGAAGAGCCTGGATGGGATGGCCTGAGTACCGCACCTAAGAATGTTAAGTTTGACAGTGACGCACAAATCGTGCGCCGGGCTCGAGAAATCTATCTTCACGCGGGCCGCAGCCGTGCCATGCCGCCGCCCAATGCCCAGCGGGACGGTATTGGGCTGAGCACGCCTGAACGCCGCATTCTTGCCGAGTGGTACGAGCACGTCGCACACGGGTCCTGAAATCGGGCATCCCCCCTGGTCAACCAAATACCGACAGCTTAAAATTTAGAAGATTTGGAGGCCGGTTTCTATCGCGGGTTCAACAGGACGACGCCTTCTTCATCGGAGAAAGAATATTCGCTTAAGTTGTCGCCCGCGCCACCTCTATCGATAACCAGAAAATCGTGATCAGGCTCTAAAACCAACAACGGGTGGTGCCATACACCCCGGCGGTAGCTCACACCTTGCCCACTTGCCGCTATGAAAGCCTTTACGTCGGCGGGCCCAACTGTATCGCTTAACGCCGCAACGGCAACTAAGTACGGATGGGGTTGCAAAGGCATAAAGGCCTGGGTGCCTAACGGATGGCGCTCCATCATCTTGATTTTGATTGGAATGGACCGTGGTTGGCCACGAAAGATGCTAATCAAGGGCACGCCGTCTTTAGCCGAAACATCGATCTTTGCTAAATCGTGATAGCGCTCGGTCGTACCTTCGTTGATCGAATAATGGTCTGCGTCGTCAATTTCAATTACATCGCCAAAGGGAGCAAACAACTCGCGGGTCAGGGGAACAGGTGTTAGATTCACGGCCATTGTGGTTATTCCTTAGCTAGCTTGCCAAAGACACGGAACCTGCTTACGCCTCCATCAGGAAATATATTCAACCGAACGTGCGAAACCGGCCCACTAACGTTAATCGCGCTGCGATCAAATGTGTGAATTTGATCCATTTGCAATTTTTTCTGCTCCATCAGTTCCGGCCACGTCTCCGCATCTTGGAGGATATCCACGCCGTTAGCCACCAGGGCTCCCTGCACAGAACAGCGGTCGGGATAGTTGCCCTTGAAGTATGCAGTATCGATTTCAATTCTCTCAACGAGGCCCGGTGCGCCCAGAGCTACGACGATCCAGTCATTGCCCGGCTCACGGCGTCGCCGTGTTTCCCAGCCATCGCCCATATTCTGGCCGCGACCGGGCGCCAAAATCACCCAAGGGCTACCATAGTGCGCATCATTATAGCCGACAATTTTGGCGCCATTTGTGATCGAAGAAAGTTCGTGTTCGCCATCTGGGTTCGTTTGATCCCACTCACTTAGTGGCTCGCCATAAACTCGGAGCCGCGCCACGCCGCCATCAGGAAAAATATTCAGGCGCAAGGTATTGAAGCGCTCGTCCGATTCAGCTTTAAAAAAATTGTGTGCGTCTGGGTCGAGGCGTTGGCGCGGAACAACATTTATCCACTTTCTGTCTTCGCTAATGCCATTATCCGATAGCACGCCATCAATGGAGGCTTCGGGTGGATGATTGCCAGTGAAGTGCGTGGTTTCAATATCGACACCCTTAATTGTTCCCTGCGCGCCAAGCCGAACAATGCAATAGTCATGTCCATCGTCGCGCCGGCGCCGAGATTCCCAGCCATCCATCCACTTGCCGTGATCGTCGTACTTATCGGCAATGAAAATCGGGTCCTCATCCTTCAAGAGCCGTTCCTTGGGTGCAAAAAATTCGTCACTAGCCTGGATCACTTTAGTGCCCAACCGAGGCGATGCTAAATTGACGGCATTAATTGTGAATTTGGGAATAGATTGGGTCATGACCGTGTCTCCGCCGGGTCTATGTAGGGATGCTGTTCGCGCCAATGCCGGGCGATGTCAATGCGCCGTGCAAACCAAATATCATCGTGCCCACGAACGTATTCCAAGAACCGGCGCAACGAGGCAAGTCTGCCAGGACGCCCAATAATTCGACAGTGCAACCCAATCGACATCATGCGGGGCGCCGTTTTCCCTTCCAGATACAATGT harbors:
- a CDS encoding LysR family transcriptional regulator yields the protein MSYVNNLKTFVRVFDLGSMSAAGRDMRVSAAVVSSRVAELEKHFSVRLFNRTTRSMKPTAHGELLYSGAIKILDTIIEVESNIAEITAHPKGTIFVAAPLGIGKKLIVPLIPTFKDSYPDINIRLRLSDRKVDITNEGLDAAFVLRNLTDSEMRVRHIHEFERVLCASPAYIEKHGAPTCGDDLVLQKHSCLLLRYPGADEFYWTLQVNGVPQRYDFTGPLESDDGEVLTTWALAGSGIINKPVFEIAEFLESGALVRVAANTPPTDVPFACIYPHKRLQDPKIKTFIEYIVKECKDVLSIG
- a CDS encoding tripartite tricarboxylate transporter TctB family protein, which codes for MILDALKRQVGNILLLSIGAYFFFGSWQWLDLGTARRMGPGFFPMGVGAILCVLAIVALFTTRSEQDELEKPDPLSVITVLSGVAAFAIGVPYLGVLPAAFLAVLFTSFADFELTFLTRVLLGLGVSLGIWLVFIVGLNLPFTPIQGL
- the alc gene encoding allantoicase → MTQSIPKFTINAVNLASPRLGTKVIQASDEFFAPKERLLKDEDPIFIADKYDDHGKWMDGWESRRRRDDGHDYCIVRLGAQGTIKGVDIETTHFTGNHPPEASIDGVLSDNGISEDRKWINVVPRQRLDPDAHNFFKAESDERFNTLRLNIFPDGGVARLRVYGEPLSEWDQTNPDGEHELSSITNGAKIVGYNDAHYGSPWVILAPGRGQNMGDGWETRRRREPGNDWIVVALGAPGLVERIEIDTAYFKGNYPDRCSVQGALVANGVDILQDAETWPELMEQKKLQMDQIHTFDRSAINVSGPVSHVRLNIFPDGGVSRFRVFGKLAKE
- a CDS encoding BMP family ABC transporter substrate-binding protein, with translation MKISVVFVGKLHDRGFNASALIGIEAARNNTNAEIEIIHGIPFEQDVILKNLTEAGQTSDGVVVIGGQGNIAAPKAAAANPGKKFAVVQGAVTADNLASYDVLQEESAFLAGCLAGLTTQSGTVGHLSGHRVRPGLKGRAAYVAGVNYIEPEVKILTAFCGTQDDSDIAEHWAAAELEAGADILFTMLNEARSGAIAACRKLEKHQIGNALDWTKSEPDVFIGSAVARIDIGAQRAIEDMVEGIMPTEIVEIGLADKGAVFLAFRDDVPETTRSEIAKVETAIRNGAISIPAEYDGLEFNLEEAS
- a CDS encoding ureidoglycolate lyase; the encoded protein is MAVNLTPVPLTRELFAPFGDVIEIDDADHYSINEGTTERYHDLAKIDVSAKDGVPLISIFRGQPRSIPIKIKMMERHPLGTQAFMPLQPHPYLVAVAALSDTVGPADVKAFIAASGQGVSYRRGVWHHPLLVLEPDHDFLVIDRGGAGDNLSEYSFSDEEGVVLLNPR
- a CDS encoding tripartite tricarboxylate transporter permease; this translates as MELLANLALGFETAASATNLTYCFVGVFLGTFIGVLPGIGPLAAVAMLLPVSFYLPADTALVMLAGVYYGAEYGGSIASILLNIPGTPSASVTCLDGYPMARQGRAGVALFMTAIASFCGGIFGVIVMTLLSPALARFALLFGPAEYFSVMVLGLIAASVVSSSGAIRGVAMVCLGVLLGTVGVDTNSGDVRFTGGIQELRDGVSLVVVAMGLFGVSEVIVSARGKIPSYATEKIPFRSFLPTASEAVRSIGPVLRGSSIGSFFGTLPGTGQTVASFVGYALEKRMSKNRDQFGKGAIEGIMVPESANNAAAQTAFIPTLTLGIPGSTTMALMLGALMIHGINPGPRLLTDHPELFWGLVVSFMFGNLFLLVLNIPLIGLWVRLLRVPHIYLYPTVVVLICVGVYSIDNSVFDIWVTLVFGAIGYILRLYKFEPAPLLIGFVLGPMMEEFFRRAMLLSRGDPFVFFDRPGSAVLLISSAVLFIWALIPQRKSLLQKLWN
- a CDS encoding urate hydroxylase PuuD, whose amino-acid sequence is MIEFSIFWDWLSFAARWVHVITVISWIGTSFYFIALDLGLRRADDSLDGVQGEEWQVHGGGFYHIQKFLVAPDRLPEHLTWFKWEAYATWLSGFALLAIIYYAGADLYLIDPNVLDITSTQGILISVASLGIGWVLYDLLCKSPLGSDNTRLMVLLYFMLVAMAWGYTQVFTGRAAFIHLGAFTATIMSANVFAIIMPNQRKVVADLIAGKSPDPALGEQAKQRSTHNNYLTLPIIFLMLANHYPLAFATTYNWIIASLVFLMGVSIRHYFNSKHSGAGNPTWTWPATALLFLAIMWLSTLPAPPMVEGETTKLTPYEQKFASAPRFKEVRELVQGRCVMCHTEEPGWDGLSTAPKNVKFDSDAQIVRRAREIYLHAGRSRAMPPPNAQRDGIGLSTPERRILAEWYEHVAHGS